Proteins encoded in a region of the Elizabethkingia bruuniana genome:
- the dprA gene encoding DNA-processing protein DprA, whose translation MFSEEHLYSIALRHCPQIGDLYFKKIVSTTGSAQNAWNLHKHELIKLYGIGNKIAEDIGKNSHLQFAERELEFCYKNNIQILLSHQGHFPELLYQCDDAPAILYQKGKFDHLRTNISIVGTRKSSKYGKEFITEFLYSLKDNNIQTVSGLAIGTDTCTHEESLTNHIPTVAVLAHGFHMLYPDKNRKLADKILEHNGCLFTEFNSSQPPIRESFIQRNRIIAGISPVTIITETAYGGGSVSTANYANIYNREVLALPGSIEDKYSQGCNLLISQNKARIIVSIPDTIDYLGLVAKPVEQLPLFHEKEIPVNLTSEQKLILSAIADSPNINPDEIAEKVSLPVYKILPIILDLELLGHIKASSGRQYYPS comes from the coding sequence ATGTTTTCCGAAGAGCATCTTTATTCCATAGCGCTAAGACATTGCCCGCAGATCGGCGATTTATACTTCAAGAAAATAGTCAGCACAACAGGCTCTGCTCAAAATGCATGGAACCTGCACAAACATGAGCTGATTAAATTATATGGTATTGGGAACAAAATAGCAGAAGATATAGGGAAAAATTCTCATTTACAATTTGCAGAAAGAGAACTAGAGTTCTGCTATAAGAATAACATTCAGATTTTACTTTCTCATCAGGGACATTTCCCGGAATTATTATATCAATGCGATGATGCACCAGCAATACTCTATCAGAAAGGAAAATTTGATCACCTTAGAACAAATATTAGCATAGTAGGTACAAGAAAAAGTTCGAAGTATGGTAAAGAGTTTATTACCGAATTTTTGTATTCTCTAAAAGATAATAATATCCAAACAGTAAGTGGACTCGCAATAGGCACAGACACTTGTACGCATGAAGAATCTTTAACAAATCACATTCCCACTGTCGCAGTATTAGCACATGGTTTTCATATGCTGTATCCTGATAAGAACAGAAAATTAGCTGATAAAATTCTGGAGCATAATGGCTGCCTTTTTACTGAATTCAATTCATCACAACCACCGATAAGAGAAAGTTTTATCCAAAGAAACAGAATTATTGCCGGAATATCGCCCGTAACAATCATAACAGAAACGGCTTATGGTGGAGGTTCTGTAAGCACGGCTAATTATGCCAATATATATAACCGTGAAGTCCTTGCTCTTCCGGGGTCGATTGAGGATAAATACAGCCAGGGATGCAATCTTTTGATTTCGCAAAATAAAGCAAGAATTATTGTTTCCATCCCTGATACGATTGACTATCTGGGCCTTGTTGCCAAACCTGTGGAACAGCTCCCTCTATTTCATGAAAAAGAGATCCCTGTGAACCTTACATCGGAGCAAAAACTGATCCTATCTGCAATAGCAGATTCTCCTAATATAAACCCGGATGAAATTGCCGAAAAAGTATCTCTTCCTGTTTATAAAATTTTACCCATAATATTAGATCTGGAACTTTTGGGGCACATTAAAGCCTCTTCCGGGAGACAATATTACCCAAGCTGA
- a CDS encoding rhomboid family intramembrane serine protease: MFKGVIHPKAIIMPLLFLAAIWLGFLVQNLGLIEGCDGAIIPLVPSGLKGIFFSPFLHGSWEHILGNSLPLVVLSSLLYQFYGSVADRVMLYGWLFSGLAVWMTPSINLFDHQTYTSCIIGASGVIYVLAFFLFASGVIRWNLKLLTVSLIVALYYGSMIWGMIPEELLFTLNEPSRISWQSHLSGAVIGIIMAFIYKDKGEKRRKFIWEYPEYYNEKDDILWQKYIQENPEDFRELPYRKKEDIWDFLDEIRKK, from the coding sequence ATGTTCAAAGGAGTTATACACCCAAAGGCTATCATTATGCCTTTACTTTTTTTAGCCGCAATATGGTTAGGATTTCTCGTACAGAACCTTGGACTGATCGAAGGTTGTGATGGTGCTATTATACCATTAGTTCCTTCAGGGCTTAAAGGCATTTTCTTTTCACCTTTTTTACATGGCAGTTGGGAGCATATACTCGGCAACTCATTACCTTTGGTTGTATTAAGCTCGTTACTATACCAATTTTACGGATCCGTAGCAGATAGAGTTATGCTTTATGGCTGGCTGTTTTCCGGGTTAGCAGTTTGGATGACACCATCAATTAATTTATTCGACCACCAGACCTATACTTCTTGTATTATTGGTGCCAGTGGTGTTATATATGTACTCGCTTTCTTCCTCTTCGCCAGTGGTGTTATACGATGGAACCTAAAATTATTAACAGTATCGCTTATAGTAGCTCTTTATTATGGCAGTATGATCTGGGGAATGATTCCTGAAGAGCTTCTCTTCACTCTAAATGAGCCAAGCCGGATATCCTGGCAATCCCATTTATCAGGAGCTGTTATCGGCATTATTATGGCCTTTATTTATAAAGATAAAGGGGAGAAAAGAAGAAAATTCATTTGGGAATATCCTGAGTATTATAACGAGAAAGACGATATCCTTTGGCAGAAATATATTCAGGAAAACCCGGAAGACTTCAGAGAACTTCCTTACAGAAAAAAAGAAGATATTTGGGATTTTTTAGATGAAATAAGAAAAAAATAA
- the gdhA gene encoding NADP-specific glutamate dehydrogenase → MEQFSAEVQQEIDRFMAYIEAKNPNEPEFIQAVREVAVTVIPFILSKDQYKGFKLLERMAEPERVIIFRVPWFDDKGEIQVNRGFRIQMNSAIGPYKGGLRFHPTVNLSVLKFLAFEQVFKNSLTTLPMGGGKGGADFDPSGKSDNEIMRFCQAFMTELCKHIGPDTDVPAGDIGVGAREIGYLFGQYKKIRNEFTGVLTGKGLAYGGSLIRPEATGYGVVYFCEQMLKTIGESISGKTFAVSGFGNVAWGVIKKIDQLGGKAITLSGPDGYIYDPEGISGDKIDYLLELRASGNNRAEDYAKKYPSATFVAGKRPWEVKCDVAIPSATQNELDLEDAQNLVANGCICVTEAANMPSTLDAINYFLDNKVLFSPGKASNAGGVATSGLEMTQNSLRLNWSSEEVDARLKEIMIGIHKACRDYGKDEDGYVNYVKGANIAGFVKVAEAMLAQGVV, encoded by the coding sequence ATGGAACAATTTAGTGCAGAAGTACAACAGGAAATTGACCGCTTTATGGCTTATATTGAAGCCAAAAACCCTAATGAACCAGAGTTTATTCAAGCCGTACGCGAAGTAGCTGTAACGGTGATTCCGTTTATTCTTTCAAAAGATCAATACAAAGGATTCAAGCTATTGGAAAGAATGGCTGAACCAGAGAGAGTGATTATTTTCCGTGTTCCATGGTTTGATGATAAAGGAGAAATTCAGGTAAACAGAGGTTTCAGAATTCAGATGAATTCTGCAATCGGACCATATAAAGGAGGATTACGTTTCCATCCTACAGTTAACCTAAGTGTACTAAAGTTCTTAGCTTTTGAACAAGTATTCAAAAACAGCTTAACAACTCTACCAATGGGTGGAGGAAAAGGTGGTGCAGATTTCGATCCAAGCGGAAAATCTGACAATGAAATTATGCGTTTCTGCCAGGCTTTCATGACAGAGCTTTGCAAACACATCGGACCAGATACTGACGTTCCTGCTGGAGATATCGGTGTTGGTGCAAGAGAAATTGGCTACCTATTTGGTCAGTATAAAAAAATAAGAAACGAATTTACCGGTGTACTTACCGGAAAAGGACTTGCATATGGAGGTTCACTTATCCGTCCTGAAGCTACAGGATACGGTGTAGTATACTTCTGCGAGCAGATGCTAAAAACTATCGGTGAAAGCATCAGCGGTAAAACTTTTGCAGTTTCCGGATTCGGAAACGTAGCATGGGGTGTAATTAAAAAAATCGATCAGCTGGGGGGTAAAGCTATTACGCTTTCTGGCCCGGATGGATACATCTACGATCCGGAAGGAATCTCTGGAGACAAGATTGATTATCTATTAGAACTTCGTGCTTCAGGAAATAACAGAGCTGAGGATTATGCTAAGAAATACCCTTCTGCAACATTTGTTGCTGGTAAGAGACCTTGGGAGGTAAAATGTGATGTTGCTATTCCTTCTGCAACTCAGAATGAATTAGATTTAGAAGATGCTCAAAACCTTGTAGCTAATGGATGTATTTGTGTAACTGAAGCTGCTAACATGCCTTCTACTTTAGATGCTATTAACTACTTCCTGGACAACAAAGTATTGTTCTCTCCTGGTAAAGCATCTAATGCTGGTGGTGTTGCAACTTCTGGTCTTGAAATGACGCAAAACTCTCTACGTCTTAACTGGTCTTCTGAGGAAGTAGATGCTCGTCTGAAAGAAATTATGATTGGTATCCACAAAGCTTGTAGAGACTACGGTAAAGATGAAGATGGTTACGTAAACTATGTAAAAGGAGCTAACATTGCCGGATTTGTGAAAGTAGCAGAAGCTATGCTTGCACAAGGTGTTGTATAG
- a CDS encoding DUF3078 domain-containing protein, whose product MNRVLIGTLFFFAMLVSAQHAKTKAVIDSINQAKWKENSVNVDSLSNFSMVKIPRIKIDTIIIQQPVVIAALTEPIPVTPYQIMRSPSLRRWYVYGQNNVLFNQAAFSNWNAGGNNSVGINAKVNYSLIYKKGRHFLDNNFQLGYGLVSSQGQSSRKTDDYINIMSNYGYDLRKNYYLSAGIQFLSQFSPGYNYSTTPEPVYNDRISKFMAPGYLNIGLGISFNPKENFQVIFRPATGRFTFVLDPKLQVAGNYGLERNGQSVRTEFGALANIMYKIQIMKDFSFTNQLNLFSSYTSHPERVDIAYTGVVNIKFNKFISTIISVDLLYDHDQIQKLQLKQTLGVGISYNLGLQAEDRPDGKKFIKPFGTGVRG is encoded by the coding sequence ATGAATAGGGTTTTAATAGGTACGTTGTTCTTTTTTGCAATGCTGGTTTCAGCTCAGCATGCAAAAACAAAAGCTGTTATCGATTCTATTAATCAGGCTAAATGGAAAGAAAACAGTGTAAACGTGGATAGTCTTTCTAATTTCAGCATGGTGAAAATTCCAAGAATAAAAATAGATACTATTATTATTCAGCAGCCTGTCGTTATAGCTGCACTAACAGAGCCAATTCCGGTTACGCCTTATCAGATTATGAGATCCCCAAGTCTTAGAAGATGGTATGTATATGGACAGAATAATGTTTTGTTTAATCAGGCAGCCTTCTCTAACTGGAATGCAGGTGGAAATAATAGTGTCGGAATAAATGCTAAGGTGAATTACAGCCTGATTTATAAAAAAGGAAGACATTTCCTGGACAATAATTTTCAATTAGGCTATGGATTGGTATCTTCTCAAGGGCAATCCTCCAGAAAGACAGATGACTACATCAATATCATGTCCAACTATGGTTATGACCTTAGAAAGAATTATTATCTGTCTGCTGGTATACAGTTTCTTTCTCAGTTTTCTCCGGGATATAATTATTCTACGACACCAGAGCCTGTTTATAATGACAGAATATCGAAATTTATGGCTCCGGGATACCTGAATATAGGTCTCGGTATCTCTTTTAACCCGAAAGAGAATTTTCAGGTAATATTCCGTCCGGCAACAGGAAGATTTACTTTTGTATTGGATCCCAAGCTTCAGGTAGCGGGTAATTATGGTTTGGAAAGAAATGGACAAAGTGTAAGAACGGAGTTTGGTGCATTAGCTAATATTATGTACAAAATCCAGATTATGAAGGATTTTAGCTTTACCAATCAGCTTAACCTTTTCTCCAGTTATACAAGCCACCCGGAACGTGTTGATATTGCCTATACAGGTGTAGTTAATATTAAATTCAATAAATTTATTTCTACTATTATATCTGTTGATTTGTTGTATGATCACGATCAGATACAAAAACTACAGCTAAAACAGACTTTAGGAGTAGGTATTTCTTATAATCTCGGTTTGCAGGCGGAGGACAGGCCTGATGGCAAAAAATTCATCAAACCTTTTGGAACCGGAGTAAGAGGATAA
- a CDS encoding YifB family Mg chelatase-like AAA ATPase, with protein sequence MLVKVYGSAIHGISARCITVEVNIDKGVGYYLVGLPDNAIKESSHRISAALKNVGYKLPGKKITINMAPADLRKEGSAYDLTIAIGILAANNSIKAENLDKYIIMGELSLDGGLQPLKGILPIALQAAEEGFKGIILPKQNAQEAAITNKLDVYGITNIKEVIDFFDQGKPLPKTVFDIQKEFEQKTDSFSSDFSEVKGQEMAKRALEIAAAGGHNIILIGPPGSGKTMLAKRLPGILPPLNLKEALETTKIHSVVGKIENEASLITTRPFRNPHHTISDVALVGGGSYPQPGEISLAHNGVLFLDEMPEFKRSVLEVMRQPLEDREVNISRAKFTVNYPASFMLVASMNPSPSGYFPDDPNNTSSTFEMQRYMNKISGPLLDRIDIHIEVDKVDFEQLSDKKKGETSSEIRQRVIQARKIQSDRFNNLNINCNAQMGPKEIDQFCELNESSLKLLKTAMEKLNLSARAYDRILKVARTIADLENSHNLSTAHISEAIQYRSLDREFWNV encoded by the coding sequence ATGTTAGTGAAAGTTTATGGAAGTGCCATACATGGTATCTCAGCCCGTTGTATTACTGTAGAGGTCAATATCGATAAAGGTGTTGGCTATTATCTTGTTGGTTTACCGGACAATGCCATTAAAGAAAGCAGCCACAGAATTTCTGCTGCTCTGAAAAATGTAGGATATAAGCTCCCTGGGAAGAAAATAACCATCAATATGGCACCTGCTGATCTTCGCAAAGAAGGTTCTGCCTATGATCTCACAATCGCTATTGGTATATTGGCTGCAAACAATTCCATAAAGGCTGAAAATCTCGATAAATATATTATCATGGGAGAATTATCTCTGGACGGAGGCTTACAACCACTGAAAGGCATTCTTCCAATTGCTCTTCAGGCTGCCGAAGAGGGCTTCAAGGGAATTATTTTACCTAAACAAAATGCACAGGAAGCTGCTATTACAAATAAGCTGGATGTCTATGGTATTACTAATATTAAGGAAGTTATAGATTTCTTCGACCAAGGTAAACCTTTACCTAAAACAGTATTCGACATTCAAAAAGAATTCGAGCAAAAGACTGATAGTTTTAGCTCGGATTTTAGTGAAGTAAAAGGTCAGGAAATGGCAAAAAGAGCTTTAGAAATAGCTGCTGCAGGAGGACATAACATTATATTAATCGGTCCACCCGGAAGCGGAAAGACCATGCTTGCTAAAAGGCTTCCGGGAATATTGCCTCCTCTGAATTTAAAAGAAGCTCTGGAAACAACAAAAATACATTCTGTTGTCGGAAAAATAGAAAATGAAGCTTCACTAATTACGACAAGACCTTTCCGAAATCCTCACCATACAATATCAGATGTCGCTCTGGTAGGCGGGGGAAGCTATCCTCAGCCCGGAGAAATTTCACTTGCTCATAATGGTGTATTATTTTTGGATGAAATGCCTGAATTTAAACGCAGTGTGTTGGAAGTGATGCGACAACCTCTCGAAGATCGTGAGGTTAATATATCCAGAGCCAAGTTTACGGTGAATTACCCTGCAAGTTTTATGCTAGTTGCTTCCATGAATCCAAGTCCTTCAGGTTATTTCCCCGATGACCCCAACAACACTTCTTCAACCTTCGAAATGCAAAGGTATATGAACAAAATTTCAGGACCATTACTAGATCGTATCGATATACATATAGAAGTTGACAAAGTAGATTTTGAGCAGCTTTCTGACAAAAAGAAAGGAGAAACGAGTTCTGAAATTCGCCAACGTGTTATTCAGGCACGAAAAATTCAGTCCGATAGATTCAATAACCTGAATATTAACTGCAATGCTCAAATGGGACCAAAAGAAATAGATCAGTTCTGTGAACTCAATGAGTCATCCCTGAAGTTACTGAAAACTGCTATGGAAAAATTAAACCTTTCTGCCAGAGCCTACGACAGGATATTAAAAGTTGCCCGAACGATTGCTGATCTTGAAAATTCTCATAATCTGTCTACAGCTCACATTTCAGAAGCTATACAATACAGGAGTCTGGATCGGGAATTTTGGAATGTCTGA